The following are encoded in a window of Drosophila simulans strain w501 chromosome 3L, Prin_Dsim_3.1, whole genome shotgun sequence genomic DNA:
- the LOC6737746 gene encoding probable chitinase 10: MKLFGLLCVMLVLQESTLAVLQNGFAFKTSLCEGKNGGLLPMFGSCKGYYVCADGNAVTGTCEKNTLFNPLTLHCDDPDNVDCIFDGKDNVNDDTSSSESDEDDDEEMAKTDPPVTVRPTKKPRPTILDKMCAGKKDGVMLTKNGSCQDYYVCKSKKPHLRSCPGKQHFSPTRRICMKASEAKCSVGSQEDKESNGPAITGGVCSDEKENSLVAHRSDCGKFMLCSNMMFLVMDCPTGLHFNIATSRCDYPKIAKCQTKLNESKSKSKKPVRKSKKRRF, encoded by the exons ATGAAGCTATTTGGACTGCTCTGCGTAATGTTAGTACTTCAAGAAAGTACTCTGGCTGTTTTACAA AACGGATTTGCATTCAAGACGTCCCTTTGCGAGGGTAAAAATGGTGGACTCTTGCCCATGTTTGGATCCTGTAAAGGATATTACGTGTGTGCTGATGGAAACGCTGTGACCGGAACTTGTGAAAAGAATACATTGTTCAATCCCTTAACGTTGCACTGCGATGATCCTGACAATGTGGATTGCATTTTCGATGGCAAGGACAATGTTAATGACGACACGTCGAGTTCTGAAAGTGACGAAGACGATGATgaggaaatggccaaaactgATCCTCCCGTTACTGTCAGGCCGACGAAAAAGCCGCGTCCTACAATCCTTGATAAAATGTGTGCTGGCAAAAAGGATGGAGTGATGCTTACAAAGAACGGCTCCTGCCAGGATTATTATGTCTGCAAATCTAAAAAACCCCATCTACGCTCTTGTCCTGGCAAACAACATTTTAGTCCAACTCGTCGCATTTGCATGAAGGCCTCAGAAGCCAAGTGTTCGGTTGGATCCCAAGAAGATAAAGAATCGAATGGTCCTGCCATCACGGGAGGAGTGTGTTCAgatgaaaaggaaaactccCTTGTTGCTCATCGCAGCGATTGTGGCAAGTTTATGCTCTGCAGCAACATGATGTTTTTGGTAATGGACTGCCCAACTGGCCTGCATTTCAATATAGCCACATCACGATGCGATTATCCCAAGATTGCAAAATGCCAGACGAAGCTAAATGAAAGCAAATCCAAGTCAAAGAAACCTGTGCGCAAGTCAAAAAAACGTCGATTCtaa
- the LOC6737747 gene encoding mucin-2, which yields MKVCMVFPFILWLLGTPGVQVLSIQGSYGVGWNDVKQNVIFSFSKRNSHECVESSQPNSTYCESLSNGFYEYPYNCSAYITCYDTCADLEYCPDGKLFNSPLQICDTPGSVDCEPLPYPTPSPTESPPENPCLGIRNNTLLPSAENCNEFYVCVNDQSKVYRCPGEMLFNPDLNICDDKDNVLCYGDRTTPGPLDTTTPAEESFTKCEDQDQGTFFPDPESCQQYYYCWGNNSYTILPCPVDNWFNPISGNCGPDIDPDACRETDPTSTPTIATSTSTTAPPTSPEDNAGNPCAGQQLGASFPLKSDCQSYLLCLNNGESTTAKCPSNAWFDPKTGDCGPNVSPTACLESFETTTTAATTQAPKDPCADQELGTSYPLVTNCQQYILCMGNGESTIANCIYNSWFDPQTGNCGPDVSPTACKESGVTTASSTPTSQATSPLTTPSPTWPTLPTASTEETTTNPPDVLDICSGKSDGYYATYPEVCNKYILCASPVPIAFYCPESLFFNEALQRCVEWESSDCSNGETTTSSPGHTTPSPDTHICSNSTGLNLPYRENCQWYIYCTDENSFMMGICGSGEYFDPWTGKCGLDVSPEACREIQTTSPTVTDSTEGPTTVITPTTLGPQPDPCDGAPEGKLVPYPDDCSKFIQCIQPDPIVYDCREGQEFSAALERCMAPWFANCSIPATTIPPVTIPTTTTTTEKPSPNGICADKPEGSLVPYPGNCSKYIVCEDPIPVGYACPEGEEFNPTILTCTDPHMAGCNPSAFALHVSPKSKSDNFGFSLWQSLKAIASFVTEL from the exons ATGAAAG TGTGTATGGTTTTCCCGTTTATTCTTTGGCTATTGGGAACACCTGGCGTGCAAGTCCTTTCAATCCAAGGATCGTATGGTGTTGGATGGAATGATGTCAAACAAAAtgtcatattttcattttcgaaaCGCAACTCACATGAGTGCGTAGAATCTTCGCAACCAAATTCTACGTACTGTGAATCCTTATCGAATGGATTTTATGAATATCCTTACAACTGCAGCGCATATATAACGTGTTATGATACTTGTGCCGATTTGGAGTACTGTCCCGAcggaaaacttttcaacaGTCCTTTGCAAATTTGCGATACACCAGGATCCGTCGACTGCGAACCGTTGCCATATCCAACACCTTCACCCACAGAATCACCACCGGAAAATCCTTGCTTGGGCATAAGAAACAACACTTTGCTGCCCTCCGCTGAAAATTGTAATGAGTTCTATGTGTGCGTGAATGACCAAAGTAAAGTTTATCGGTGTCCTGGTGAGATGCTTTTCAATCCGGACTTGAATATTTGTGATGATAAGGATAATGTGTTGTGCTATGGTGACCGTACTACTCCGGGACCGTTGGATACCACAACGCCTGCTGAGGAGTCCTTCACGAAGTGCGAGGACCAAGATCAAGGAACATTCTTTCCGGACCCTGAAAGCTGTCAGCAATACTACTATTGCTGGGGAAACAATTCCTACACAATTTTACCTTGCCCCGTTGACAATTGGTTTAACCCGATCAGCGGCAATTGCGGTCCCGATATAGACCCAGATGCTTGCCGAGAAACCGATCCAACCTCGACACCAACTATTGCTACTTCAACATCAACAACTGCACCCCCAACATCGCCGGAAGATAATGCTGGTAATCCATGTGCAGGTCAACAACTGGGGGCCAGCTTTCCCCTAAAATCCGACTGTCAGTCGTACCTTCTCTGCCTGAACAATGGTGAATCAACGACTGCGAAATGCCCATCGAATGCCTGGTTCGATCCAAAGACTGGAGATTGTGGTCCAAATGTATCACCCACCGCTTGTCTTGAATCCTTCGAAACTACCACGACTGCTGCAACGACACAAGCGCCGAAGGATCCTTGTGCCGATCAAGAACTTGGAACATCATATCCACTCGTCACAAATTGTCAGCAATATATTCTCTGCATGGGAAACGGAGAGTCCACCATTGCGAATTGCATTTATAACTCCTGGTTCGATCCGCAAACTGGAAATTGTGGCCCCGATGTGTCTCCGACTGCGTGTAAGGAATCCGGAGTTACCACCGCATCCTCCACCCCCACAAGTCAAGCCACCTCTCCGCTCACAACCCCATCGCCCACATGGCCGACGTTGCCTACAGCAAGTACCGAGGAAACAACTACCAATCCTCCGGATGTTTTGGACATTTGTTCTGGAAAGAGTGATGGTTACTATGCCACCTATCCCGAGGTATGCAACAAATACATACTGTGTGCTAGTCCTGTTCCCATTGCATTTTACTGCCCAGAGAGCTTGTTTTTCAACGAGGCTCTGCAGAGATGCGTAGAGTGGGAATCTAGTGATTGTTCCAATGGAGAGACCACAACATCATCGCCGGGACATACAACTCCTAGCCCTGATACTCACATTTGTTCCAATAGCACTGGCCTAAATTTGCCTTACAGGGAAAATTGCCAATGGTATATTTATTGCACAGACGAGAATTCCTTTATGATGGGTATATGTGGCAGTGGGGAATATTTCGATCCGTGGACCGGGAAATGTGGTTTGGATGTTTCACCCGAAGCATGTCGTGAAATCCAAACTACATCCCCGACAGTTACGGATAGCACAGAAGGTCCAACCACGGTAATAACACCAACTACTCTAGGCCCACAACCAGATCCGTGTGATGGAGCTCCTGAGGGAAAACTAGTTCCCTATCCGGATGACTGCTCCAAGTTTATACAATGCATTCAACCCGATCCAATCGTTTATGACTGTCGCGAGGGTCAGGAATTTAGTGCCGCCTTGGAAAGGTGTATGGCTCCTTGGTTTGCAAACTGTTCTATTCCAGCTACAACAATACCACCCGTAACTATTCCTACTACCACAACAACCACCGAGAAGCCTTCACCGAATGGAATTTGTGCGGATAAGCCCGAGGGATCACTGGTGCCATATCCCGGGAACTGTAGCAAGTACATTGTTTGTGAAGACCCCATTCCGGTGGGTTATGCGTGCCCGGAGGGAGAAGAATTCAATCCCACGATTCTTACCTGTACGGATCCTCACATGGCTGGCTGCAATCCAAgtgcttttgctttgcacGTTTCACCGAAATCCAAATCGGATAATTTCGGCTTTTCTTTATGGCAGTCCTTAAAAGCGATTGCAAGTTTCGTTACAGAATTGTAA
- the LOC6737749 gene encoding uncharacterized protein LOC6737749, producing MLYKNPETSDRYQTEKSSRSREKMLNQIPLTVLLCAAFYGFCMAQTVQRWPFPNDCHRYYETRLLDCPPEYYWNSQLLQCDSQTPVGCSSIDPIPNWNYSHPNPPPITDPENSDLSKLCENKLNQLIPYPADCTKFIRCDYLPFVMCCPQYLYWNSKLLTCDKMCV from the exons ATGTTATATAAAAACCCAGAAACATCGGATCGGTATCAGACTGAGAAATCTTCGCGAAGCAGAGAGAAAA TGTTAAACCAGATACCACTGACTGTTTTACTATGTGCTGCGTTCTATGGATTTTGCATGGCCCAAACTGTGCAGAGATGGCCGTTTCCCAATGACTGCCATCGGTACTACGAGACCCGATTGCTTGACTGTCCTCCGGAATATTATTGGAACTCACAGCTACTACAATGCGATTCCCAGACTCCGGTTGGCTGTTCCTCCATAGATCCGATACCGAATTGGAACTACTCCCATCCCAATCCTCCACCGATTACAGATCCAGAAAATTCCGATCTTTCGAAACTATGCGAGAATAAGCTCAACCAGCTCATACCCTACCCAGCGGATTGCACCAAGTTCATTCGATGTGATTACCTGCCCTTCGTAATGTGCTGCCCGCAATATCTCTATTGGAACTCCAAGCTCCTTACATGCGATAAGATGTGTGTTTAG
- the LOC6737748 gene encoding inactive serine protease scarface — protein sequence MRQGSVLIFLGLLAFIAIVDCQENNNLVSILTDHSIQCPPFDDPNHNVMLPYPNDCRKYYVCQKGRAYEKQCPVNLFWSQLTYRCDYKEYSNCNSDIPSTNHDVEVIFTAYPGDCRRFYETRILRCGQNLQWSSVYKRCVAPQYGLSDCQSYPVTLPPEVPFTPLPTYPAVPTVPATVIPYDPMPTAGTPPPVTPMESLPLPIDVQSLCNNSPPNAYIPYPGSCKKFIHCGPTATILSCSNSLNWNPAQRACTTSSNGCQSSFN from the exons A tgcggCAAGGATCTGTTCTTATCTTCCTAGGATTGTTGGCTTTCATTGCAATTGTCGATTGCCAGGAAAACAATAATCTCGTG tccATACTAACCGACCACTCTATACAATGCCCACCGTTTGACGATCCCAACCATAATGTGATGTTGCCATATCCCAACGACTGTCGCAAGTATTACGTATGCCAAAAAGGACGAGCCTATGAGAAACAGTGTCCTGTGAATTTGTTCTGGAGCCAGCTGACCTACCGTTGTGACTACAAGGAGTactccaactgcaactcgGATATTCCAAGTACCAACCATGATGTTGAGGTCATATTCACTGCATATCCCGGAGATTGCAGGCGATTCTACGAGACACGTATCCTTCGCTGTGGGCAAAACCTCCAGTGGAGTTCAGTATACAAGAGATGCGTTGCACCACAGTATGGATTGTCGGATTGTCAGAGCTATCCTGTGACCTTGCCACCCGAAGTCCCCTTCACCCCATTGCCCACGTATCCAGCCGTTCCAACCGTTCCCGCAACCGTGATACCTTATGATCCCATGCCCACCGCTGGTACTCCACCGCCTGTAACTCCTATGGAATCATTGCCTCTGCCAATTGATGTCCAATCGTTGTGCAATAACAGTCCTCCCAATGCGTACATTCCTTATCCGGGCAGTTGCAAGAAGTTTATACATTGCGGACCAACAGCAACCATTCTTTCATGCTCAAACTCCTTGAATTGGAATCCTGCCCAGCGTGCGTGCACCACTTCCAGCAATGGGTGCCAGTCTTCTTTTAATTGA
- the LOC6737744 gene encoding chondroitin proteoglycan 2, with product MVIGIIRRLTTDLAHSWQLNGATRPGLPLSRSRNSDYLKGDLGRMRPIDFGGLWTLLLLIGSLHTVVAQLTNVCQNQEDGTRLLLATHCSRFVVCQKGEVSIIGSCPRGLHFNRELSECDFQWRANCLGLSAFAGVDDQCTCDCCAEECQDPIDDVDEPTTAVTEDCDPDTTTSVTDPSDSTEPTDATTAFDDPNNSSNTTPSGPSVVPSYCKSSRTDCVNQKTGTYIDMPGICVRFIQCNNGCAEELQCPSGLYFNTAIDDCDYWWNVDCTPTADGSTEIEGPSGTTCSSQGECAGKRDGYMIADPNSNGFFVCQCQCPVAMPCSEGLKFNETAQVCDWIKDTSSAVVSSAVQCYGDLVYNATLDQCDYPENYVPAVVCNTTSTVCQNQPEGELFPVEGKCNMFYKCNFNCAVEQYCPNNLVYDPNTEECEYPQDYDCPWEYTPPSGPNAGPSGIACESNGRCMGQREGTYFKSTTSCGNYVVCQCECEVEMECADGLYWDESLLTCNYKNLVTCTL from the exons ATGGTGATTGGTATTATCAGAAGATTGACTACTGATTTGGCGCACTCATGGCAGTTAAATGGTGCTACACGGCCTGGTTTGCCACTTAGTCGTTCGCGAAATTCGGACTACCTTAAAGGTGATCTCGGGAGAATGCGTCCAATCGATTTTGGGG GTCTCTGGACCCTTCTGCTGCTTATCGGAAGTCTTCACACCGTGGTAGCCCAGTTGACGAATGTCTGCCAGAATCAGGAGGATGGCACTAGACTTCTGTTGGCCACCCACTGTTCTCGATTCGTGGTTTGCCAGAAGGGAGAGGTTTCCATTATCGGCAGCTGTCCTCGGGGACTCCACTTCAATCGGGAGCTGAGTGAGTGCGACTTCCAGTGGCGAGCCAATTGCTTGGGACTCTCGGCCTTTGCCGGAGTGGATGATCAGTGTACCTGCGATTGCTGTGCTGAGGAGTGCCAGGATCCCATTGACGATGTCGATGAACCTACCACGGCGGTCACTGAGGACTGCGATCCGGATACCACCACTTCAGTCACGGATCCCTCGGATTCCACGGAGCCGACGGATGCTACGACGGCTTTCGATGACCCCAACAACTCATCCAATACCACGCCTTCGGGTCCAAGTGTGGTGCCGTCGTATTGCAAAAGTTCTCGCACGGATTGTGTAAATCAGAAAACTGGCACCTATATAGATATGCCAGGGATCTGCGTGAGGTTCATCCAATGCAACAATGGTTGTGCCGAGGAATTGCAGTGTCCTTCCGGTCTGTACTTCAACACAGCGATAGACGATTGCGATTACTGGTGGAATGTGGACTGTACCCCCACCGCCGATGGCTCCACTGAGATCGAGGGACCATCGGGCACCACCTGCTCCAGTCAGGGCGAATGCGCTGGCAAAAGAGATGGCTACATGATTGCGGACCCCAATTCGAATGGATTCTTCGTCTGCCAATGCCAGTGCCCCGTTGCGATGCCCTGTTCCGAGGGTCTGAAGTTCAACGAAACGGCCCAAGTGTGTGATTGGATTAAGGACACTAGTTCTGCAGTTGTTTCCTCGGCGGTTCAATGCTACGGTGACCTCGTCTACAACGCCACCTTGGACCAGTGCGACTATCCTGAGAACTATGTGCCCGCAGTGGTCTGCAATACCACCAGCACCGTGTGCCAAAATCAGCCGGAAGGAGAACTCTTTCCGGTGGAAGGCAAGTGCAACATGTTCTACAAGTGTAACTTCAACTGCGCCGTCGAGCAGTATTGTCCGAACAACTTGGTCTACGACCCAAATACCGAAGAATGCGAATACCCACAGGACTATGATTGCCCGTGGGAGTACACCCCGCCCTCTGGTCCCAATGCAGGACCTTCGGGCATCGCCTGCGAGAGTAATGGCCGTTGCATGGGACAACGTGAGGGTACCTACTTCAAGTCCACCACAAGTTGTGGCAACTACGTCGTCTGCCAGTGTGAATGCGAGGTCGAGATGGAGTGCGCCGATGGCTTGTACTGGGACGAAAGCTTGCTGACCTGCAATTATAAGAACCTAGTGACCTGCACTCTATAA
- the LOC6737745 gene encoding fibrillin-1 — translation MAQSRTKHYGVALCLIISLFVGSSSAACCSEGDTKVDPDDCTKYLICCHGEFVSKSCASGSYWNSEIEICVVDDGQCRPPTCVDGEITPNPDDCAGYLECVNGNEVILTCPDGDYFNSTLNQCVEDTCGVCISCTEGSKKADLNDCSKFQICVNGKYVSQSCAAGYYWNSLNKECEVDEGQCNGNGTICTDGELKVDPTNCAGYLACSNGNWVSKQCADGAYFNVTLESCVPDDEGICVNCNEGSTKPLADCTMYEICSGGKYVTKSCDSGYYWNNQTEVCEVDEGQCNGNGTTCTDGELKVDPTNCAGYLACSNGNWVSKQCADGAYFNVTLESCVPDDEGICVNCNEGSTKPLADCTMYEICSGGKYVTKSCDTGYYWNNQTEVCDVDEGQCNGNGTTCTDGELKVDPTNCAGYLACSNGNWVSKQCADGAYFNVTLESCVPDDEGICVNCNEGSTKPLADCTMYEICSGGKYVTKSCDSGYYWNNQTEVCEVDNGQCNGNGTTCTENEVKVNPADCAGYLQCINGNFVARMCSATQFFNATLNECEVDTQNVCIPKTCDPDCCDVPNNSIWPVEKNCSAFYQCVNGNKYEQRCSNNLQYNSLIEQCDYPENVKCDDGSAPPSGPNAGPSGTYCESHGRCVGQRDGTMFADASGDCSSNYVVCQCECEVNFTCSSGLLYNSQVKSCDWPDNVKC, via the exons ATGGCCCAATCCAGAACTAAACACTATG GAGTGGCCCTGTGCCTAATAATTTCCCTCTTCGTGGGATCGTCCAGTGCTGCGTGCTGCTCGGAGGGCGACACAAAAGTGGATCCGGATGATTGCACCAAGTATCTGATCTGCTGCCACGGCGAATTTGTATCCAAGTCGTGTGCAAGCGGATCCTATTGGAATTCGGAGATAGAAATCTGTGTCGTGGATGATGGCCAATGTAGGCCTCCAACCTGTGTGGATGGCGAAATTACGCCGAATCCGGATGACTGTGCCGGCTATTTAGAGTGCGTAAACGGAAACGAAGTGATCCTGACCTGTCCGGATGGCGACTACTTCAATTCGACCCTGAATCAGTGCGTTGAAGATACCTGCGGCGTGTGCATAAGCTGCACCGAGGGCAGCAAAAAGGCCGATCTCAACGATTGCTCCAAGTTCCAGATATGTGTCAACGGAAAGTACGTGTCTCAATCTTGTGCCGCCGGATATTACTGGAATTCATTAAACAAGGAGTGCGAAGTGGATGAGGGCCAGTGCAACGGAAATGGAACGATATGTACTGATGGCGAACTTAAGGTGGACCCCACCAATTGCGCAGGCTACTTGGCTTGCTCGAACGGTAACTGGGTGAGCAAGCAGTGCGCCGACGGAGCTTACTTCAATGTCACCTTGGAATCTTGTGTACCAGACGACGAGGGAATATGCGTCAATTGTAACGAGGGATCTACAAAACCCTTGGCCGACTGTACCATGTATGAGATCTGTTCCGGCGGCAAGTATGTGACCAAGTCCTGCGACAGTGGTTACTACTGGAACAACCAGACAGAGGTCTGCGAAGTGGATGAAGGTCAGTGCAACGGAAATGGAACGACGTGCACTGATGGCGAACTTAAGGTGGACCCCACCAACTGCGCAGGCTACTTGGCTTGCTCGAACGGTAACTGGGTGAGCAAGCAATGCGCCGACGGAGCTTACTTCAATGTCACACTGGAGTCTTGTGTACCAGACGACGAGGGAATATGCGTCAACTGTAACGAGGGATCTACAAAACCCTTGGCCGACTGTACCATGTATGAGATCTGTTCCGGCGGCAAGTATGTGACCAAGTCCTGCGACACTGGTTACTACTGGAACAACCAGACAGAGGTCTGCGATGTGGATGAAGGTCAGTGCAACGGAAATGGAACGACGTGCACTGATGGCGAACTTAAGGTGGACCCCACCAACTGCGCAGGCTACTTGGCTTGCTCGAACGGTAACTGGGTGAGCAAGCAATGCGCCGACGGAGCTTACTTCAATGTCACACTGGAGTCTTGTGTACCAGACGACGAGGGAATATGCGTCAATTGTAACGAGGGATCTACAAAACCCTTGGCCGACTGTACCATGTATGAGATCTGTTCCGGCGGCAAGTATGTGACCAAGTCCTGCGACAGTGGTTACTACTGGAACAACCAGACAGAGGTCTGCGAAGTGGATAATGGTCAGTGCAACGGAAATGGAACGACGTGCACTGAGAATGAGGTAAAGGTGAATCCTGCGGACTGCGCCGGATACCTGCAGTGCATAAACGGAAACTTTGTGGCCAGGATGTGCTCCGCTACGCAGTTCTTCAATGCCACACTGAATGAATGTGAGGTCGACACACAGAATGTGTGCATTCCGAAAACCTGCGATCCCGACTGCTGCGATGTGCCCAACAACTCCATCTGGCCCGTGGAGAAAAATTGCTCCGCCTTCTACCAGTGCGTAAATGGTAACAAATATGAGCAGCGCTGCTCCAACAACCTGCAATACAATTCATTAATAGAGCAGTGCGATTATcctgaaaatgttaaatgcgACGATGGATCTGCACCGCCGAGTGGTCCGAATGCCGGACCCTCGGGAACTTATTGCGAGAGCCACGGACGATGTGTTGGCCAGCGGGATGGTACCATGTTCGCCGATGCCAGCGGAGATTGTAGTTCCAATTATGTAGTCTGCCAGTGCGAGTGTGAGGTGAACTTCACTTGCTCCTCTGGACTTTTGTACAATTCGCAGGTCAAATCCTGCGATTGGCCCGATAATGTTAAGTGCTAA